One Dysosmobacter welbionis DNA segment encodes these proteins:
- a CDS encoding helix-turn-helix domain-containing protein yields the protein METLKIFGERLRALRDERHLRQADMAEVLQITLVHYQRMEYGKVNVPSLTLCFLADYFSVTTDYLLGRSDARG from the coding sequence ATGGAAACACTAAAAATATTTGGAGAAAGACTGCGTGCCCTGCGGGATGAACGGCATCTGCGGCAGGCGGATATGGCAGAAGTGCTTCAAATTACCCTTGTCCATTATCAGAGAATGGAATATGGAAAGGTCAATGTCCCATCGCTGACGCTTTGCTTTCTTGCGGATTACTTCAGCGTCACCACGGATTATCTGCTGGGGCGCAGCGACGCGCGGGGGTAA
- the ybaK gene encoding Cys-tRNA(Pro) deacylase encodes MAKKKEEKTNVMRILDQRKIPYTARFYEDSQGPEGTREYGVHVAEALGQDPARGFKTLVARGASKGIYVFEVPAPENLDLKKAARAVGEKSIELLHVAEINAVTGYIRGGCSPVGMKKQYPTVFHRTALDYETVYISAGKIGAQVELAPRALLDLLGASTADIVVDQG; translated from the coding sequence ATGGCGAAGAAAAAAGAGGAAAAGACCAATGTGATGCGGATCCTGGACCAGAGAAAGATCCCCTATACCGCCCGGTTTTATGAGGACAGCCAGGGGCCGGAGGGCACCCGGGAGTACGGCGTCCACGTGGCGGAGGCTCTGGGGCAGGACCCAGCCAGAGGCTTCAAGACCCTGGTAGCCCGGGGGGCGTCCAAGGGCATCTACGTGTTCGAGGTGCCGGCGCCGGAGAACCTGGATCTGAAGAAGGCCGCCAGGGCGGTGGGGGAGAAGTCCATCGAGCTGCTGCACGTGGCGGAGATCAACGCCGTTACCGGCTACATCCGGGGCGGCTGTTCCCCGGTGGGGATGAAGAAGCAGTATCCCACCGTGTTCCACCGGACGGCGCTGGACTACGAAACCGTCTATATCTCCGCCGGGAAGATCGGCGCCCAGGTGGAGCTGGCGCCCCGGGCGCTGCTAGACCTGCTGGGGGCCTCCACGGCGGACATTGTCGTGGACCAGGGATAG
- the uvrB gene encoding excinuclease ABC subunit UvrB: MPKFEVVSEYQPSGDQPQAIAALAEGIENGLKEQVLLGVTGSGKTFTMAKVIEQVQRPTLVLAHNKTLAAQLCAEFKEFFPNNAVEYFVSYYDYYQPEAYIPHTDTYIAKDASTNDEIDRLRLSATCALLERRDVIVVSSVSCIYGLGEPDDFANLVVSLRVGAEWDRDELLRRLVEIRYERNDIAFERNMFRVRGDTVEIYPAYYRDHAIRVEFFGDEIDRISDFNPVTGSVNRVLNHVAIYPASHYVTTKDKMDKAILEIRQELEDQVKYFTDNNQLVEAQRLRQRTEYDMEMMAELGYCSGIENYSRIISDRPAGSAPMTLLDFFPDDFLLFVDESHVTLPQVRAMYNGDHARKDSLVKYGFRLPCAYDNRPLKFEEFEERIGQAVFVSATPGPYERERADQVVEQVIRPTGLLDPRVEVRPVTGQIDDLMDEIRARAARDERVLVTTLTKKMAEDLTEYLKNAGIRVRYMHSDVQTIERMEIIRSLRLGEFDVLVGINLLREGLDLPEVSLVAILDADKEGFLRSETSLIQTIGRAARNADGLVIMYADEITPSMRAAIDETERRRSIQDAYNQEHGIVPKTIIKGVREILEISKTAEEDTLRAHKKRKLTEQERAAEIAKLEKEMREASKMLEFEYAAVLRDRIIELRGRSDLRKEQGCMAYSNRRESGVQAFWRRQNLEPGRIHF, from the coding sequence ATGCCGAAATTTGAAGTCGTATCTGAATATCAACCCTCCGGGGACCAGCCGCAGGCCATTGCCGCGCTGGCGGAGGGCATCGAGAACGGGCTGAAGGAGCAGGTGCTGCTGGGCGTTACCGGATCCGGCAAGACCTTTACCATGGCCAAGGTCATCGAGCAGGTGCAGCGGCCCACGCTGGTGCTGGCCCACAACAAGACCCTGGCCGCCCAGCTGTGCGCGGAGTTCAAGGAGTTCTTCCCCAACAACGCGGTGGAGTACTTCGTCTCCTACTACGACTACTACCAGCCAGAGGCGTATATCCCCCATACGGACACCTATATCGCCAAGGATGCCTCCACCAACGACGAGATCGACCGGCTGCGGCTCAGTGCCACCTGTGCCCTGCTGGAGCGGCGGGACGTGATCGTAGTATCCTCCGTGTCCTGCATCTACGGCTTGGGCGAGCCGGACGATTTTGCCAACCTGGTGGTGTCCCTCCGGGTGGGGGCCGAGTGGGACCGGGATGAGCTGCTGCGCCGCCTGGTGGAGATCCGCTACGAGCGCAACGACATCGCCTTTGAGCGGAACATGTTCCGGGTCCGGGGGGACACGGTGGAGATCTACCCCGCCTACTACCGGGACCACGCCATCCGGGTGGAGTTCTTCGGGGACGAGATCGACCGGATCAGCGACTTCAACCCGGTCACCGGCAGCGTGAACCGGGTGCTGAACCACGTGGCCATCTACCCAGCCAGCCACTATGTCACCACCAAGGACAAGATGGACAAAGCCATTCTGGAGATCCGCCAGGAGCTGGAGGATCAGGTGAAATACTTCACCGACAACAACCAGCTGGTGGAGGCCCAGCGGCTCCGTCAGCGGACGGAGTACGACATGGAGATGATGGCGGAGCTGGGCTACTGCTCCGGCATCGAGAACTACTCCCGCATCATCTCCGACCGGCCCGCCGGCTCCGCCCCCATGACCCTGCTGGACTTCTTCCCGGACGACTTCCTGCTGTTCGTGGACGAGAGCCACGTGACCCTGCCCCAGGTCCGGGCCATGTACAACGGCGATCATGCCCGGAAGGACTCCCTGGTGAAGTACGGCTTCCGCCTGCCCTGTGCGTACGACAACCGACCGTTGAAGTTCGAGGAGTTCGAGGAGCGGATCGGCCAGGCGGTGTTTGTCTCGGCAACGCCCGGCCCCTATGAGCGGGAGCGGGCGGACCAGGTGGTGGAGCAGGTGATCCGCCCCACGGGCCTGCTGGACCCCAGGGTGGAGGTCCGGCCTGTCACCGGCCAGATCGACGACCTGATGGACGAGATCCGTGCAAGAGCCGCCCGGGACGAGCGGGTACTGGTGACCACCCTCACCAAGAAGATGGCGGAGGACCTGACGGAGTACCTGAAAAACGCCGGCATCCGGGTACGGTACATGCACTCCGATGTCCAGACCATCGAGCGCATGGAGATCATCCGCAGCCTGCGGCTGGGAGAGTTCGACGTGCTGGTGGGCATCAACCTCCTGCGGGAGGGGCTGGACCTGCCGGAGGTCAGCCTGGTGGCGATCCTGGACGCGGACAAGGAGGGCTTCCTCCGGTCCGAGACCAGCCTGATCCAGACCATCGGCCGGGCGGCCCGAAACGCAGACGGCCTCGTTATCATGTACGCCGACGAGATCACGCCCTCCATGCGGGCGGCCATCGACGAGACGGAACGCCGCCGCTCCATCCAGGACGCCTATAATCAGGAGCACGGCATTGTGCCCAAGACCATCATCAAGGGCGTCCGGGAGATTTTGGAGATCTCCAAGACCGCGGAGGAGGACACCCTCCGGGCCCACAAGAAGCGCAAGCTGACGGAGCAGGAGCGGGCGGCGGAGATCGCCAAGCTGGAGAAGGAGATGCGCGAGGCCAGCAAGATGCTGGAATTCGAGTACGCCGCGGTGCTGCGTGACCGGATCATCGAGCTGCGGGGGAGAAGTGACCTCCGCAAAGAGCAGGGGTGTATGGCGTACTCGAATCGCCGGGAGTCCGGCGTACAAGCGTTTTGGCGGAGGCAAAACCTTGAACCGGGCAGAATTCACTTCTGA
- a CDS encoding MmcQ/YjbR family DNA-binding protein: MHYEWLDAYLLSFPGVEKDYQPVWQWFRYKVRGRLFAAVCSPGPEYKIYGGHDLVNLKCGAAEGELLRARYPDILPGFYSDKRTWISCLLDGELPEEVLRDLCGRSYALAVEKLPKYVRRELAEQPAES; encoded by the coding sequence ATGCACTACGAATGGCTGGACGCATACCTGCTGTCGTTTCCCGGCGTGGAGAAGGACTATCAGCCGGTGTGGCAGTGGTTCCGCTATAAGGTCCGGGGCAGGCTGTTTGCCGCTGTCTGTTCGCCGGGGCCGGAGTACAAAATTTACGGCGGCCACGATCTGGTGAATCTGAAATGCGGGGCGGCGGAGGGCGAGCTGCTGCGGGCCCGGTATCCGGACATCCTGCCGGGATTTTATTCGGATAAGCGGACCTGGATTTCCTGCCTGCTGGACGGAGAACTGCCGGAGGAGGTCCTGCGGGACCTGTGCGGCCGGTCATACGCCCTGGCGGTGGAGAAGCTGCCCAAATACGTCCGGCGGGAGCTGGCGGAGCAGCCCGCGGAGAGCTGA